The DNA window ATGTGGCTCAAATCTGTGGAATCCCACTACAGAACATGACTAGTagccattttttcctctaaaaaaatgaattactttATTAAGTGTCCccctggaaaagaaagcaaattcatTATGTCTAACAGGGTTTGCTTACCTCTCTGTCAAATCTGCCAGGTCTTCTCAGTGCAGGGTCTAAGGCATCAGGCCTGTTTGTTGCTGCCATGAGGACCATCTTGCCTTCACTACCTACACCATCCAGTAGCGTTAGCAGCTGAGCAACAATACGATCTTCAGGAGCATTGTTTGAACATCCTCGCTTTGGGCATAAGGAGTCAATCTCATCAATAAAGAGAATAGTCGGGCCTTCATGGGACATTTCTCTGCCCTTTTCAAAGACTCTTTGCAAATTCTCTTCACTTTCTCCTGGCCTGGAACCATACAGGGCTGGACCACTGATGCAAAGCAGGTACGCACCCACTTCTTTTGCTACTGCCTTTACCATAAGAGTTTTCCCCACACCTGGAGGGCCTATTAGTAGCACCCCATTAGGGACAGAAAGCCCCAGCTTCTTAAAAGTTTTTGGAAAACGGAAGGGCAGATCAATCATTTCTTTCAAAGTCCTTCCCACATCATCCAGTCCTGCAACTGAAATTTTTCCTGTGTCCTCCAATAAGTGCCTGTACCTTTCTACAGTGACCACCtctttaatttttatgcttGTTTGGGGGGTTATCAGTCCTGCTTCCTCTGTCAAAGGGTCTACAGAGAGCATTTCAATGTGTACCACAGGAGTTTCGAGATTTGGGGCAATAGTAACAACGTAATGATGGGaaacataaacatttcttaGCAGGTCCCTGATCGTCTCCTGAAGCACTGCTCGGGGCATGGACTTTCGCAGCGCTGAGCTCTTCAGGACCACGTTCACAGTCGCTTTCTTTAGGCGGCAACGGGGCACCAGCTGCAGCCGGCCGAGACTCAGCGTCAGGCCCCTCAGCGCCGCCACCGCCACCCCCGCGGTCCTGGAGGCCAGGTCAACCTGCAGGTAACCGTCCGCCAGGTCCGCCCTGGGCCAGGCCGTGCACAAGCAGCTCCCGCCGGGCAGGGAGATCCTCAGCGGGGCCCCAAGCGGCGCACCCAGGAAGGAGAGGGCGGCAGGGCCCAGCCTACACCTCTGCGTACCCTCGTCGCCGGGCTCGGGCTGGAGCAGCTTTAAGGGCGCCGTCTCCATCGCGGGCAGCGACCGCAGCGCCGCGGGGGCTCCCTACTCACCCCTCACCCGGCAGTTCCCTTCCCTCACAGCCCGCGGCCATCCCTCAGAGCCCCGCGCATGCACCGCCTCAGAGCAAGCGCACTGAGGGAGAGCACCAGGGCGGGACTTTGCCGTCCCTCCCGCTCCCGCCTCGCTGTTGCCCCCCTCAGGGCCGTCAGGGCACTGTGAGGCAAGCCCCTGCCACAGTCTCATCTCAGCATTTTACACCCTCCGTTCCCAGCCGAAATAGGGCTAATATACCCCTTGTCGTGGCCAGCCACCTTGTTCTCCTCACTGCTGGACATGCCGGGGATCCCGCGCCTCCCTCAGGTCGTCTCCTCAGCGCCACCCGCTCACCGGGTGGGTGCTTCCCAAGTGCATTCCCAAAAGTTGGGCTCCCTTTTTCCAGTGGTTCCCCTGGCTCAAGGCAGTGCCATCAGTTGGGGTTGAGTCAACCCTAGGTGCTAAGTAAGAGAAGCAAGTGGGGAGCCACAGAGTTGCCTTGAGAAGCTGCTGGTACAGGTGAATAGGAGGCAGAAATTTATTCAGGAATGGATAAATCTGTCGTAATGCATTGTTCTGACAAATATTCAGTCCGTGtttgagaaaaaacaattttataacTGTTTGGCCCATGATCTTCTTAAATTGTGCCATGAATTGTGCAATAGTTCTATAAAAACCTTTCAGATCTGCCAGCATTGTAGGATGCAATATAAAGTCACGATCTGTGAGATTTAGAAAGTGCACAGTTTTACTCCTGGAAGTAGCTTCACTATGAGTGCAGTTACACATGTACTTAATACACACAAGCTCACAAGCTCTGTTTGAGACCTCGTATGTACAAGGATTGGCGTCTCAAACACACAGCACTGGTCAGACTGGTATGTTCATAGACAGCCAGGGAAGGGTTTACGGCATGCCTACAAGCTGTCCAGCATGCACTTTGAAGGTCTCATGAGGAAAACATGAGGAGATCTCTTTGGTGGTGTCCTGTTTTATCACATTCCTTGATGAACTAAGGGCTGTATGCAAAACAGTAAGCAATATGAACAAAAACGGGCAATGTGAACATCGCCAGTTCAgctaattttaaatattcatatgaACTCGATATAATGAAGTGGAGTCCAAAAATCATTAATTCAACTCTTTGAAAGCATGTTCCTTTTTTGACCAAACTGTAGTACCACGACCTTATTTATAtacttttacagaaaacatagCTGAATGACTATTCTGGTTTGGAATGCGTCACTTTGAGTACTCATGCTCCAGAAACTTTTACAGGCCCCAAAATCAGCAGTGACAAAGTGGCAAGAAGGTGTTCCACCAAGAATCTAGTTAAAttgtcaaaaaaacaaaaacaaaaacaaaaaaaaccacgatgttttaaacaattttcttaatattcaCTAGATGGCAGCTGATCTTCAAGAATGGCTGTATTTCTCCTTGCAGATCTGATAATTTCAAGGGAGTAGTCATCGGTTCTTGGAGAAATTGATTGTAGTCCAGCATTGTCTTCACTCTGTTTCAAATATCAAACTGAAATACCAGCACAGTGAGTGTTCAGATCATTTTCAGCTTCATTACTGTTTCCGCTTTTTTGTATTGGGTTTACTGCTGTTTATTTCTGGGAAAGAATGTTCTTTTATTGTTTACTTCTATATTTAGTGGGCCAGGTGTACTTCTTTTTAAGGACAACTTAAAATACTTGAATGATATTCTAAGGAGATGgaataatatttctgtttttcttttggatatACCTGTTGATTTTTGgtagaataaaatattgttcatCATTCCCAATTTATTATagctcacaaaataaaaatagctgtgtCTTGCTACAATAATTATCTGCATACAAAGTAAATAAGATATTaagctgaatatatttttgGTAAGTTTGATTATATCTTGTATGTATCATAATAGTTAACAAATTAACAGTGTCTTTAGTGTAGTTTTTCTTAATGAcaaatgaattttgaaatgtttgttaaTTGTCTATAAATCAAATAAAGATAGCTCAGAGTGGGTAGATGGCATGTATATACTCTAGAGCAGGATTTTAGTGTCTAGTGGAGGTCCTCTGGCCAAATATAAATGCTGTATTGTAATTATGCTAGATATTGTGCATTT is part of the Cygnus atratus isolate AKBS03 ecotype Queensland, Australia chromosome 11, CAtr_DNAZoo_HiC_assembly, whole genome shotgun sequence genome and encodes:
- the SPATA5L1 gene encoding ribosome biogenesis protein SPATA5L1 isoform X2, which gives rise to METAPLKLLQPEPGDEGTQRCRLGPAALSFLGAPLGAPLRISLPGGSCLCTAWPRADLADGYLQVDLASRTAGVAVAALRGLTLSLGRLQLVPRCRLKKATVNVVLKSSALRKSMPRAVLQETIRDLLRNVYVSHHYVVTIAPNLETPVVHIEMLSVDPLTEEAGLITPQTSIKIKEVVTVERYRHLLEDTGKISVAGLDDVGRTLKEMIDLPFRFPKTFKKLGLSVPNGVLLIGPPGVGKTLMVKAVAKEVGAYLLCISGPALYGSRPGESEENLQRVFEKGREMSHEGPTILFIDEIDSLCPKRGCSNNAPEDRIVAQLLTLLDGVGSEGKMVLMAATNRPDALDPALRRPGRFDREVIIGTPTLMQRRSILQLLTFSMPISTDVDLIKLAEITTGYVGADLTALCREAAMQAMFHSSLDSTEMVINMASFQEAFKKIQPSSFRSVIGLKECKPVTWEQIGGLEDVKLKLKQCIEWPMKFPHAFARMGLSHPKGVLLYGPSGCAKTTLVRAVATSCHCSFLSVSGADLFSPYVGDSEKILSQLDGIGLKVTERRGNKLQLEGQCQELSDEERQLEFQETLNKDFMVVAATNRPDMLDDALLRPGRLDRVIYIPPPDLKGRLSILKICTEKIPLDSDVSLQDLAVLTDLFSGADIENLCKEAALLALQENGLEATTVKHEHFVKSLRTVKPSLSTKDLEFYEKFYNQELTS